The Phaeocystidibacter marisrubri genomic interval ACATAGCGGAATGAAACGCTCATGCTATAACCGTAGAAGTGTTCGTACAACTCCTTCTGTGCTAAACGGTCGTTGGCACGGCATGCTTCGATTACACGTATGAAATCTGTTGGTGAATGCAATGGCACTATGTTCGATTTGATTCCCTATACGAGGGTTGGGTAAATAAGGTTGCAGGGATGTGAAGATAATTCACAATTTATATTCCTTATATAGAAACACGAAATATAGAATACTGATAAATAAGGAGTTGGGTAGGGGAGGTTTATTCTGAAAAAGTCCAAACACCCAGTCCAACAAAGATAGGGAAGTACTCCGAATCAATGTTCTCCACATAGCGAAGATGTCTCAAACTAAAGCTACTCCGGATGCTTGACGATACATTAATCTCTTTGGTAATGAAATACCGAAGCGTAATATCATCGTACAATTGTCCCAAGATTTCATAGTTATCCATCACTTTTCCTGGCGAATCAACTTGATAGGAAACATAACACAATCCCCATCCTAGATTGACATCCAAGGCGAGTTTTTCGAGAAGGAAAAATCGGTATCCAGGAAGAATGGATACAGAGTACTCAGCTATTTGCTCAGGAAAACCAATGTAGTCGAAGTTTAAGGAAGCATTCCAGCCATGATCTCTACCGTGGAATATCTCTCTCGCTTGAGCCTAGAACCCACTAGATCTGCGAATGAACTCTGAACTGATACCATTAGAATACTGAAGATTCACTTCATCCGTGAAAATGGGCTTTTGCCCAAATCCACTCAGCGAAATCAATGCAAAAAGAACAAAGAGTGACCACTTCACCTTGAGTACATTCAAAAGGAAATGACTCATTTTCTAAATTTATTTGTTGGTGACGCCGCCCATTTCTGTCAATACTTCATCTACAGGTTCCCATAGCTCTATCTTGTTGCCGTCGCGGTCGAGAATGTGAACAAACTTTCCATATTCATACGAGGCGATACTGTCCAATACGTTGACTCCTGAAGCGCGCATTTTGCGAACTAATCCTTCTATGTTTTGAACTCTATAGTTGATCATAAAGTCACTTTGGGAAGGATCTAAGTACGATGTACTATCGTTAAAAACACTCCATTGAAGATAGTTGGTTTCCGAAGGACGTAGGGCGTTTCGGAATTCAAAACTAGATCCCCAATCGTTCATCTTCATTCCCAAGTGTTGAGCATACCATTCTTTGGTAGCTACAGGATCGTTTGATTTGTAGAAAATACCACCAATACCTGTTATTCGTGGAGTTGTATCACGCACTGGTGTGGAGTCTAATTGAAATTCTACATCGCTAATGGAGGTCTCATTGGCGATTTTTTCTGCGCTGTTCGAATCACAACCGATGAGGAGTGTGCTGAAGGCGATAATGGAAAGAAGTGTTTTCATAGCTCGAGGTAAGAGTTGTTCTATAAGATATAACAAACATACTTTTACCCAGCTGAATTCACTCCTCTAAATACTGTTTTAGTCCTGTTAAAGCATTGAAAGGTATATCGGTAGAGGCGGAGTTCGCCAACCAACCGGGAACCGATCCGCCGGGTTCGGCATGGAGTTGATAGGTGATGCGAGTTTGATTATCGGCCAACTTTTCAAGTAGGTAATAGCCTTTCGATTCAGTCACACGAACATAGTCTTCCTTCTTCGGACCATATTCGGGAACGGCTTCTATGTCAATCCTTACCCGATTTGCAGATTCAGTGTAAGTGAATTTGACATAGGAATCCCTATCGTCAATAGGGAAGGGTGCGTCGCTGATGGAATATCGATATTGAACATTGTCTTTGGCCTCAACCACTTCACAATGAGAGGTGTTTTTGGACCATTCAGACAGGACACTTGCATCTTTTAGCGTCTCAAAAACTTTGCTCAACGGAAAATTTAGCGTGGTGATGGCCTTGAACTCGTCCATGCTTGATCCTTCAACCTCTCGAGTGTACACTTTGATATTTTCCTTATCAACTTCTAGGGACCAATCTTGAGCTTGTGAGTGGAATGAAGAGAAGGCCAGTAGCGCGATGGCATATGTGTGTATTCTTTTCATGAGAGATGTGTTTTGTTGAAAGTTCTGCTGATTATCAACGACAACATAGGCTACATAGTATCACCTTTATCCCATCCTGTCTAATTCCATCTTGCGATAGAGAACCATTCGCTGAATGAGTTTAATGGGCAATGGCTTGTTTAGCGGAAACTGTACAGATCCTTTTCCCTTTTTGTAGTCAGATAATTCTTCGGCGAACGCCTTTATAGTTGTGGGGAAAGGGTAGAAACCTACAAACTTTGCATATCCTGCCATCATTATCTGTTGGTCGCGTTTGCCTCCAGGTACCAAAGTGAAGGAAGGCACTTTGTAATTGAGTACTTCAATGGCATTTGGAATTACCTCGAGTATTGCTTTTCGCAACTCCATCAGTACTTTTTGAACTTCTACAGGTTGATGGGCAATGTAGTCATCAATAGTTTCGAAGTTGGGCATAGGACCTCGTTTAGCCATAATACATAGTATTTCGATTGTACTTTTTGTGAATTTAGGGCTTCTGTAGATTTTTGCCATCAATTGTACAAACGCCTCACACACGTCGAATCATAACTTAATTCTACGATTGTACGTTGAAAACCCCACTGCGCATCGCTTGGTCAGACATACAGTAGGACATGTCATAGAAGTTTCCATCACTATTGAATGCAATTTTCGCCATACAGCAATCACATGCAAGG includes:
- a CDS encoding VOC family protein, translated to MKTLLSIIAFSTLLIGCDSNSAEKIANETSISDVEFQLDSTPVRDTTPRITGIGGIFYKSNDPVATKEWYAQHLGMKMNDWGSSFEFRNALRPSETNYLQWSVFNDSTSYLDPSQSDFMINYRVQNIEGLVRKMRASGVNVLDSIASYEYGKFVHILDRDGNKIELWEPVDEVLTEMGGVTNK
- a CDS encoding START domain-containing protein, translated to MKRIHTYAIALLAFSSFHSQAQDWSLEVDKENIKVYTREVEGSSMDEFKAITTLNFPLSKVFETLKDASVLSEWSKNTSHCEVVEAKDNVQYRYSISDAPFPIDDRDSYVKFTYTESANRVRIDIEAVPEYGPKKEDYVRVTESKGYYLLEKLADNQTRITYQLHAEPGGSVPGWLANSASTDIPFNALTGLKQYLEE
- a CDS encoding iron chaperone, with amino-acid sequence MAKRGPMPNFETIDDYIAHQPVEVQKVLMELRKAILEVIPNAIEVLNYKVPSFTLVPGGKRDQQIMMAGYAKFVGFYPFPTTIKAFAEELSDYKKGKGSVQFPLNKPLPIKLIQRMVLYRKMELDRMG